The Agromyces marinus genome window below encodes:
- a CDS encoding ABC transporter substrate-binding protein, with the protein MKLIKRTLGIVGVVTAGTLVLSGCAGFGGGGSEGDEQSLTFTTWGSEAEEVSFQELIDQFEAENEGAEIKLNVVPYDQMFSNIDAQLSSGNAPDLFRADYGNLGVYSSQGQLLDLSDAFSDDEASEFTPAMWEAVSYDGVPYGVPHQTDVSALLVNIPMLTEAGIDVASLPTSQDDAWTWEEFASVAGQLRAALPADEYPFVYNWQLNGAPRWLSWLFQADGTFLDGDTATIDSAEGARALDFTKSFFEKNWVPPTSSTKGTVYADALFTEGTAAMAFIGSFLVPDIDQLAGFEWTAIPMPKDERGATDLGGNALVATKDTKNPELAAEFLKFMVSADAMALFCGNTNELPTRIDLEGDAVEFKVRPDVMPVFVDQAATIEAEDVKQLTSPAMAAVNTALQDQLEAAFIGGQSTAETLENLSAAIEEAAN; encoded by the coding sequence GTGAAACTCATCAAGCGGACGCTCGGCATCGTCGGAGTCGTCACGGCGGGCACACTGGTGCTCAGCGGGTGTGCGGGCTTCGGCGGAGGCGGGTCAGAGGGCGACGAGCAGTCGCTCACCTTCACCACCTGGGGCAGCGAAGCCGAAGAGGTCAGCTTCCAGGAACTCATCGACCAGTTCGAAGCCGAGAACGAGGGCGCGGAGATCAAGCTGAACGTCGTGCCCTACGACCAGATGTTCTCGAACATCGACGCACAGCTCTCGTCGGGGAATGCCCCCGACCTCTTCCGCGCCGACTACGGCAACCTCGGCGTCTACTCGAGCCAGGGGCAGCTCCTGGACCTCTCCGATGCCTTCTCGGATGACGAGGCGTCGGAGTTCACCCCGGCGATGTGGGAGGCCGTCTCCTACGACGGCGTGCCGTACGGCGTTCCCCACCAGACCGATGTCTCGGCGCTGCTCGTGAACATCCCGATGCTCACCGAAGCCGGCATCGACGTCGCCTCGCTGCCCACGTCACAGGACGACGCATGGACCTGGGAGGAGTTCGCCTCGGTCGCAGGGCAACTGCGCGCGGCACTCCCGGCCGACGAGTACCCGTTCGTGTACAACTGGCAGCTCAACGGCGCGCCGCGGTGGCTGAGCTGGCTCTTCCAGGCCGACGGCACCTTCCTCGACGGCGACACCGCGACGATCGACTCGGCCGAGGGCGCGCGTGCGCTCGACTTCACCAAGAGCTTCTTCGAGAAGAACTGGGTGCCGCCGACGAGCTCGACCAAGGGCACCGTGTACGCCGACGCCCTGTTCACCGAGGGCACGGCCGCGATGGCCTTCATCGGGTCCTTCCTGGTTCCCGACATCGACCAGCTCGCCGGGTTCGAGTGGACCGCCATCCCGATGCCCAAGGATGAGCGTGGCGCGACCGACCTCGGCGGAAACGCCCTCGTCGCGACGAAGGACACCAAGAACCCCGAGCTCGCGGCCGAGTTCCTGAAGTTCATGGTCTCGGCCGACGCGATGGCGCTGTTCTGCGGCAACACCAACGAACTGCCGACGCGCATCGACCTCGAAGGCGATGCGGTCGAGTTCAAGGTGCGTCCCGACGTCATGCCCGTCTTCGTCGATCAGGCGGCGACGATCGAGGCCGAAGACGTCAAGCAGCTGACCTCGCCGGCGATGGCCGCCGTGAACACCGCGCTCCAGGACCAGCTCGAGGCGGCCTTCATCGGCGGCCAGTCGACCGCCGAGACCCTGGAGAACCTCAGCGCGGCGATCGAGGAAGCGGCGAACTAA
- a CDS encoding carbohydrate ABC transporter permease: MTTTTARGRESAPAPTRPRAARRAARFKESLVGWGFTAPNLVLMTMFLFVPMVWALVLSFQDTQGFGDPEWVGAANYATLVSDPVFWRSLFNTLVFTAATVPIELAGGLGLAVLLNSVLPARGVFRTIIVLPMVISGVASGMIAVILFYESNGLINKVLVATGLDPVAWQSQGGPAMVSVVIAAIWLRIGFNMIIYLAGLQNISPEMYEAARIDGASRWQQFRSVTVPLVGPSTFFLLIMNVIASFQVFDLIFVMTGGGPGNATSVLGTYAYRNGFQIREQGYGAAIGIVILIITLIFTYIQWKTSRTRDLAE, encoded by the coding sequence ATGACCACCACGACCGCCCGCGGCCGGGAGAGCGCCCCCGCGCCGACCCGCCCGCGGGCGGCGCGCCGCGCCGCCCGCTTCAAGGAGTCCCTCGTCGGCTGGGGCTTCACCGCACCGAACCTCGTCCTGATGACGATGTTCCTGTTCGTGCCGATGGTCTGGGCACTCGTCCTGTCGTTCCAGGACACCCAGGGCTTCGGGGATCCGGAGTGGGTCGGCGCAGCCAACTACGCGACGCTCGTCAGCGACCCGGTGTTCTGGCGGAGCCTGTTCAACACCCTCGTCTTCACCGCGGCGACGGTCCCGATCGAACTCGCGGGCGGGCTCGGGCTCGCCGTGCTGCTGAACTCGGTCCTGCCCGCGCGTGGGGTCTTCCGGACGATCATCGTGCTGCCGATGGTCATCTCGGGCGTCGCCTCGGGCATGATCGCCGTCATCCTCTTCTACGAGTCCAACGGCCTCATCAACAAGGTGCTCGTCGCGACGGGGCTCGATCCCGTCGCATGGCAGTCGCAGGGCGGCCCCGCGATGGTGTCCGTCGTCATCGCCGCGATCTGGTTGCGGATCGGGTTCAACATGATCATCTACCTGGCGGGGCTCCAGAACATCTCGCCCGAGATGTACGAGGCCGCTCGCATCGACGGAGCGAGCCGGTGGCAGCAGTTCCGTTCGGTCACCGTGCCGCTCGTCGGCCCCTCCACGTTCTTCCTGCTCATCATGAACGTCATCGCGTCGTTCCAGGTGTTCGACCTGATCTTCGTGATGACCGGCGGCGGACCGGGCAACGCGACGTCGGTACTCGGAACGTACGCCTACCGGAACGGATTCCAGATCCGCGAGCAGGGCTACGGCGCGGCGATCGGCATCGTGATCCTCATCATCACGCTCATCTTCACGTACATCCAGTGGAAGACGAGCCGGACGCGGGATCTCGCGGAGTAG
- a CDS encoding SIS domain-containing protein: MNDNSEQPGIVTRRELATQPEMWERAMSLPDSEIGLLPRAGEKVLVIGCGTSYYIGDAYAYLRNDAGLGRTRAAIPSELTWVDDDEHIVVLSRSGTTADVVDIVERYGETNRITAILGDADTPLGRLCADRIVHLGFADETSIVQTRFATTALTALRASIGAAPASLASEARTALELPLPADPATLRHVVFLGHRSSVGLAQEAALKVRESAGFWTEAYPVWEYQHGPISCAGEGSLVWFLDEAPEVVVADVRATGAAVYANDLQAQSNLPLVHRLAVELAAIKGRNPDTPPFLNRSVLVTD, from the coding sequence ATGAACGACAACTCAGAGCAGCCCGGCATCGTCACCCGACGCGAGCTGGCGACCCAGCCCGAGATGTGGGAGCGCGCCATGAGCCTCCCGGACTCGGAGATCGGACTGCTCCCCCGGGCCGGCGAGAAGGTCCTCGTCATCGGCTGCGGCACTTCGTACTACATCGGCGACGCCTACGCCTACCTTCGCAACGACGCAGGCCTCGGCCGAACCCGCGCAGCGATCCCGAGCGAACTCACCTGGGTCGACGACGACGAGCACATCGTCGTCCTCTCGCGTTCGGGCACCACCGCCGACGTCGTCGACATCGTCGAACGCTACGGCGAGACCAACCGCATCACCGCGATCCTGGGCGATGCGGACACCCCCCTCGGGCGGCTCTGCGCCGACCGGATCGTCCACCTCGGGTTCGCCGACGAGACCTCCATCGTGCAGACCCGATTCGCGACGACGGCGCTCACCGCGCTCCGCGCGTCGATCGGCGCGGCGCCCGCGTCCCTGGCATCCGAGGCGCGGACCGCACTGGAGCTCCCCCTTCCGGCCGACCCCGCCACGCTCCGGCACGTCGTGTTCCTCGGACATCGTTCCTCCGTCGGCCTCGCCCAGGAGGCAGCACTCAAGGTCCGCGAGTCCGCCGGGTTCTGGACCGAGGCCTACCCCGTCTGGGAGTACCAGCATGGACCGATCTCGTGCGCCGGGGAGGGCAGCCTCGTCTGGTTCCTCGATGAAGCGCCCGAGGTCGTCGTCGCCGACGTGCGCGCGACCGGCGCCGCCGTCTACGCGAACGACCTCCAGGCCCAGTCGAACCTCCCGCTCGTGCATCGGCTCGCGGTCGAACTCGCGGCGATCAAGGGACGCAACCCCGACACCCCGCCCTTCCTGAACCGCTCCGTCCTCGTCACCGACTGA